Proteins from a single region of Lelliottia sp. JS-SCA-14:
- the nikA gene encoding nickel ABC transporter substrate-binding protein → MSRPGRILCALLACASFFAQATAPDELTTAWPVNVGPLNPHLYTPNQMFAQSMVYESLVKYQADGSVKPWLAKSWTHTADGKTWVFALRDGVTFSNGEPFNAFAAAENFRAVLDNRQRHAWLELARQIVDVKALSDNELQITLKSAYYPFLQELALPRPFRFIAPSQFKNNETMNGIKAPVGTGPWVLKESKLNQYDVLVRNDRYWGEKPVIRQITVKVIPDPTTRAVAFETGDIDLLYGNEGLLPLDTFARFSQSANYRTQLSQPVETVMLALNSAKAPTDDLAVREALNYAVNKKSLIDNALYGTQKVADTLFAPTVPYANIGLKPRQYDPQQAKSLLEQAGWKVQSGKAIREKNGQPLRIELSYIGTDALSKSMAEIIQADMRQVGVDVALVGEEESSIYARQRDGRFGMIFNRTWGAPYDPHAFMSSMRVPSHADYQAQLGLADKPVIDKEIGEVLSTSDEAQRQALYRDILTRLHNDAVYLPISYVSMMVVAKPELGVIPFAPVASDIPFEQIQPVKQ, encoded by the coding sequence TTGTCCAGACCTGGCCGTATCCTCTGCGCGCTGCTGGCGTGCGCGTCGTTCTTCGCACAAGCCACCGCACCGGATGAACTGACAACCGCGTGGCCCGTCAACGTTGGACCGCTTAATCCCCATCTTTATACGCCCAATCAAATGTTTGCCCAGAGCATGGTGTACGAGTCGCTTGTGAAGTATCAGGCCGATGGCTCGGTCAAACCCTGGCTGGCGAAAAGCTGGACCCACACGGCGGATGGCAAAACCTGGGTGTTTGCTCTGCGTGACGGTGTCACTTTTTCCAACGGTGAACCTTTTAATGCGTTCGCCGCTGCCGAGAACTTTCGCGCCGTGCTGGATAACCGCCAGCGCCACGCGTGGCTGGAGCTGGCCCGACAGATCGTCGACGTCAAAGCCCTCAGCGATAACGAATTGCAAATCACCCTGAAAAGCGCCTATTACCCGTTCCTACAGGAACTCGCACTGCCGCGTCCTTTCCGCTTCATCGCCCCGTCGCAGTTTAAAAACAACGAAACGATGAACGGCATCAAAGCGCCAGTCGGCACCGGTCCATGGGTGCTGAAAGAGTCCAAACTCAACCAGTATGACGTGCTGGTGCGTAACGACCGTTACTGGGGTGAAAAGCCCGTCATCCGGCAGATCACGGTTAAAGTGATCCCGGACCCGACCACCCGCGCCGTGGCTTTTGAAACGGGCGATATTGACCTGCTGTATGGCAATGAGGGGCTGCTCCCGCTCGATACCTTTGCCCGGTTCAGCCAGAGCGCGAACTATCGCACCCAGCTTTCCCAGCCCGTCGAAACGGTGATGCTCGCGCTCAATTCCGCTAAAGCGCCGACGGACGATCTGGCGGTGCGCGAAGCGCTGAACTACGCGGTCAACAAAAAATCCCTGATCGACAACGCCCTCTACGGCACACAAAAAGTCGCGGACACGCTCTTTGCCCCGACGGTACCCTACGCGAACATTGGCCTGAAGCCGCGTCAGTACGATCCGCAGCAGGCCAAATCCCTGCTGGAGCAGGCGGGATGGAAGGTGCAGAGCGGAAAAGCCATCCGCGAGAAAAACGGCCAGCCGCTGCGGATTGAACTCTCCTATATCGGCACCGATGCCCTGAGCAAATCGATGGCGGAAATTATTCAGGCCGATATGCGTCAGGTGGGCGTCGATGTGGCGCTGGTCGGGGAAGAGGAGAGCAGCATTTACGCCCGTCAGCGCGACGGTCGCTTTGGCATGATCTTCAACCGCACCTGGGGCGCGCCTTACGACCCGCATGCCTTTATGAGCTCGATGCGCGTGCCATCCCACGCCGACTATCAGGCGCAGCTGGGCCTCGCGGATAAACCGGTTATCGACAAAGAGATTGGCGAAGTGCTCTCGACGAGCGATGAAGCGCAGCGTCAGGCGCTGTACCGCGATATCTTAACCCGCCTGCACAACGACGCGGTCTACCTGCCGATAAGCTACGTCTCGATGATGGTGGTGGCGAAGCCCGAGCTGGGCGTGATCCCGTTCGCGCCTGTTGCGTCCGATATTCCGTTCGAACAGATCCAACCGGTGAAACAGTAA